The Lycium barbarum isolate Lr01 chromosome 10, ASM1917538v2, whole genome shotgun sequence genome includes a region encoding these proteins:
- the LOC132613798 gene encoding glutamine synthetase, which produces MSLLSDLINLNLSDSTEKIIAEYIWIGGSGMDMRSKGRTLPGPVSNPSELPKWNYDGSSTGQAPGEDSEVILYPQAIFNDPFRRGNNILVMCDAYTPAGEPIPTNKRHAAAKIFSHPDVVAEETWYGIEQEYTLLQKEVNWPVGWPVGGFPGPQGPYYCGTGADKAFGRDIVDAHYKACLYAGINISGINGEVMPGQWEFQVGPSVGISAGDEVWVARYILERITEIAGVVVSFDPKPIPGDWNGAGAHTNYSTKSMREDGGYEVIKKAIEKLSLKHKEHIAAYGEGNERRLTGKHETANINNFKWGVANRGASVRVGRDTEKAGKGYFEDRRPASNMDPYIVTSMIAETTIIGKP; this is translated from the exons ATGTCTCTGCTTTCAGATCTTATCAATCTCAATCTCTCTGATTCAACAGAGAAAATTATTGCTGAATACATATG GATTGGTGGATCAGGCATGGACATGAGGAGCAAAGGCAGG aCTCTTCCTGGTCCTGTTTCTAATCCTTCAGAACTCCCTAAGTGGAACTATGATGGATCTAGTACTGGTCAAGCTCCTGGTGAAGATAGTGAAGTGATCTTATA CCCACAAGCAATCTTCAACGATCCATTCAGGAGAGGCAACAATATCTTG GTTATGTGTGATGCCTATACTCCGGCTGGTGAGCCCATTCCAACAAACAAGAGGCACGCCGCCGCCAAGATCTTCAGCCACCCTGATGTTGTTGCTGAAGAAACCTG GTATGGTATTGAGCAAGAATATACGTTGTTGCAAAAGGAAGTTAACTGGCCTGTTGGATGGCCTGTTGGAGGTTTCCCTGGACCCCAG GGACCATACTACTGTGGAACCGGAGCTGACAAGGCCTTTGGACGTGACATTGTGGACGCACACTACAAAGCATGTCTTTATGCTGGGATTAACATCAGCGGTATCAATGGAGAAGTCATGCCCGGACAG TGGGAGTTCCAAGTCGGACCTTCTGTTGGCATCTCAGCCGGTGATGAAGTGTGGGTAGCTCGTTACATTCTTGAG AGGATTACAGAGATTGCTGGAGTGGTCGTGTCATTTGACCCCAAGCCTATCCCA GGCGATTGGAATGGTGCAGGTGCTCACACAAACTACAG CACCAAATCAATGAGGGAAGATGGCGGCTATGAAGTCATCAAGAAGGCTATTGAGAAGCTTAGCTTGAAGCACAAAGAGCACATTGCTGCATACGGTGAAGGCAACGAACGTCGTCTCACTGGAAAGCATGAAACAGCCAACATCAACAACTTCAAATGG GGAGTTGCAAACCGTGGTGCATCTGTCCGTGTGGGGAGGGACACAGAGAAGGCGGGCAAAGGTTACTTTGAGGACAGAAGGCCAGCCTCAAATATGGACCCATACATCGTTACCTCCATGATCGCGGAAACCACCATCATCGGGAAACCTTGA